The Neospora caninum Liverpool complete genome, chromosome X genome includes a region encoding these proteins:
- a CDS encoding putative retinitis pigmentosa 1-like 1 protein produces MDLTGTLQGPDRTPSGAPQSTAHLAGFAGLNPAIDREAWGPFAPQFAQQSLLSPFPFGDGDPSHRDALSAAPPEAQRARAGPPSGANSHLMPLREHPSHACRDGLPISVEGLGFTHRATRGFPFFPNAQTHAGAPNGSSVCAFPGGGGDAGAGWGGDGSSGSSLSLPGCSVSSSLQQQRLLQQRQRAAAFAAMHEATSTLTGVSRERDGVSSLSSRPSHASFGFLEPSLRPDACAEMGPGLFFPETTRGEENSTQEGLGAKQAERLPGREGEDGRRDGGRSLRGGGRGRKRGDGESKPRGRAAKGKSSAPSSNPVVDLSGGVSFPQAQPLDSAGVQAQFEEARGGDFPGLTSLVHEGEGSEDARERLVAGCPASFGPAARRAPCRRDKEGGEETREEGNVLPPGVSSQDALRAPLAPVVSAGSAAEKEGSHPIGDTSLLGGVPATLLDRSHGERGSGQSWSRPEADDLAARRGARDSSRRGSVDSTVNPAEWCSLIPADIYNASFSLPESSSTASTPQLRPALPPDSANREEAPSAESASSHLLPLSLPPSSSSSSSSSLCSSAPASWAGVHWSPSLRSGFSPSEEAAALQAVLAACAEGRMKGGPRACARPPSAVSFSRGIPACLGASRTLATFFEHILAIDSSPFPQSTAGKPPGLPSLNPVQRLEALQRLFCSLEAALHVHQALRLDAGMRIGGDFNLEHVDRIASSSSSAGPENRSPPVEAESALSGSATAVERGRGRRGQACDEVWGGEGGERLLGVWQGGISPLNLPIFLRVRQEQYLQQMREWSSAFPAPFDEAETVFQPGLLHSGERDEGGDDEARNRKKRPELATSLATLLPSASFVVDTPSLPKEERKASAIIRGEASTPARGRALRDGDDPKRREGREVARGELESETLSAASRRPLGLVQNMGLGMDEVKREKDHLEEGDAEQGQRLAQLFPGEVKGVEGRGERDGEVVRADEDASGVRRAVSRGVPCEMRFDGQETGTVKTEEKGEGDMERVREMKKDEKGKKQRQMSADSDGGEVEDRRKSGRGGRRAMKPGGNAASECDFRPEEADEEYDEVKPKRKSRQRAGRLEPLAPAPSSHAPQALLDPASPSPSSSRLSSCGPSASLGAKRSRGEDKKRVKSLDASAVDSRKREKLSASVDGAVSRRGDERAGPPSSAPPLLDSSTPRIPRKKARLLETLEEESIQAERAASLATRGKARGPSGAIQTGAEDEGGLGKKDSRPGLEEIDPWLLQPSSPPQKGQEASASAHRAQLPQPQPPPPPDFPPFSLAAFPSSRFNPRQAPGPAFPSDREGSTARWGDRAQRAGRPGDPVSAETGCGAPSGAGYAKRKAVGPRPKGYGQQRSPGFLPREGENRAAGEGREPGHFGGGNMVRAPFWSRPGGAPNPPAEGGKSSQTVRGQPRMRMPAGLPVRGQPTSDNGGAIPPPPPMPPPDSHRGQGRNPQPHIPPAPCSFFSLPVEGHPHSADPRRHSGYLPPSFPLRAGRGGEARGPDSAAMENELAKERTPLYGTATGNAFQPETHHVGYHGCVAAGAARGGLGGGADADEEEEEGQVSDGSGGERGEADGPILAGIEPGSGDGAAGARGHLGYRGAREGRQVQDEKEEGEEED; encoded by the exons ATGGATCTAACGGGCACTCTTCAGGGGCCGGATCGCACTCCGTCAGGCGCCCCGCAGTCGACCGCCCACTTGGCGGGGTTTGCGGGCCTCAACCCTGCCAtcgacagagaggcgtggGGCCCTTTCGCTCCGCAGTTCGCCCAGCAgtccctgctgtctccgtttcctttcggAGATGGAGACCCTAGCCACCGAGAcgcgctctctgccgcgcccCCAGAGGCCCAGCGTGCCCGTGCAGGTCCCCCCAGCGGGGCAAACAGTCACCTCATGCCCCTGCGGGAACATCCCagccacgcatgcagagacggcCTTCCGATCTCAGTCGAGGGCCTCGGCTTCACACACCGCGCGACTCGAggcttccccttcttccccaaCGCTCAAACGCACGCCGGCGCTCCGAACGGTTCGTCCGTCTGCGCGTTCCCCGGCGGCgggggagacgccggagcGGGGTGgggcggcgacggcagctCCGGAagttccctctcccttcctggatgctctgtctcttcttctctccagcaaCAGCGACTGCTTCAACAGAGGCAGCGAGCAGCGGCGTTCGCAGCGATGCACGAGGCGACTTCGACTCTGACTGGGGTCAGTCGAGAACGAGACggggtttcttctctttcttctcgtccttctcacGCTTCCTTTGGGTTTTTGGAGCCTTCGCTGCGTCCCGATGCCTGCGCTGAGATGGGGCCtggtctctttttcccggagacgacgcgcggcgaagagaacaGCACGCAGGAGGGCCTTggggcgaagcaggcggAACGTTTGCCAGggcgcgagggcgaagacggaaggcgagacggcggccGCTCGTtgagaggaggcgggagagggaggaaacggggcgacggagagagcaaaccgcgaggaagagcggcaaAAGGAAAAAGCTCGGCCCCGTCTTCAAATCCCGTCGTTGACTTGTCAGGtggcgtctcttttcctcagGCTCAGCCTCTAGACAGCGCAGGTGTCCAGGCACAGTttgaggaggcgagagggggggATTTTCCGGGTCTCACAAGTCTCGTCCACGAGGGTGAGGGGTCtgaggacgcgcgcgagcgcctcgtcgccggtTGCCCCGCGTCCTTCGGTCCAGCCGCTCGCCGGGCTCCTTgccgaagagacaaagaaggtggagaagagacgagagaagaaggaaacgtgTTGCCTCCGGGTGTCTCGAGCCAGGACGCCTTGCgggctcctctcgctcccgtcGTTTCCGCGGGTTCTGCCgctgagaaggaaggcagTCACCCGATTGGAGACACTTCTTTGCTAGGCGGAGTTCCAGCGACTTTGCTCGATAGAAGCCACGGGGAGCGCGGCTCTGGCCAGAGCTGGTCTCGGCCAGAGGCCGACGATTTGGCCGCGCGCCGGGGAGCAAGAGACAGCTCTCGCAGGGGTTCTGTAGACTCAACGGTGAACCCTGCAGAGTGGTGTTCCCTTATTCCCGCGGACATCTATAACGCGTCCTTTTCGCTGCCGGAATCGAGTTCAACTGCGTCGACGCCGCAGCTCCGCCCCGCGCTTCCTCCAGACTCTGCAAaccgagaagaggcgcccAGCGCAGAGAGTGCGTCGTCgcatcttctccctctctcgcttccgccctcgtcttcctcttcttcctcttcctctttgtgtTCTTCTGCTCCTGCCTCGTGGGCGGGAGTGCACTGGTCGCCGTCTTTGCGGTCGGGGTTTTCGCCGAgtgaagaggcggcggctcTCCAAGCTGTTCTGGCTGCCTGTGCAGAAGGCCGCATGAAAGGAGGCCCTCGCGCGTGCGCCCGGCCGCCTTCAgctgtctcgttttctcgggGGATCCCTGCGTGTCTCGGTGCGTCCCGAACGCTGGCAACCTTCTTCGAGCACATCCTGGCAATCGACAGTTCGCCCTTTCCTCAGAGCACGGCGGGGAAACCCCCCGGCCTGCCATCCCTGAACCCTGTGCAGCGTCTTGAGGCGCTCCAGAggctcttctgctctctggAGGCGGCTCTGCATGTTCACCAGGCGCTGCGGCTCGACGCGGGCATGCGGATAGGCGGCGATTTCAATCTCGAGCACGTGGACCGAAtcgcgtcctcttcctcctccgcgGGGCCTGAGAATCGCTCTCCGCCGGTcgaagcggagagcgcgCTTTCGGGCtccgcgaccgcggtcgagagaggacgcgggcggcgagggcAAGCATGCGACGAGGTGTGGGgtggcgagggcggcgagagacTCCTAGGGGTATGGCAAGGGGGGATTTCTCCGCTGAATCTGCCGATTTTCTTGAGAGTTCGACAGGAACAGTATCTGCAGCAAATGAGAGAGTGGAGCTCTGCCTTTCCAGCGCCTTTCGATGAGGCGGAGACCGTCTTCCAGCCAGGGTTGCTGCACAGCGGAGAACGGGACGAAggtggagacgacgaggcacgcaaccggaagaagaggcccGAACTCGCTACAAGCCTCGCGACTCTTTTGCCATCAGCGTCGTTCGTCGTGGacacgccttctctgccgaaggaagagagaaaagcttCCGCCATCATTCGCGGGGAGGCGTCGACTCCGGCTAGGGGGCGTGCACTTCGAGATGGAGATGACCCGAAGCGCCGCGAGGGACGAGAAGTTGCGCGTGGCGAACTTGAGTCGGAGACGCTGTCTGCAGCTTCAAGGCGGCCACTCGGACTGGTCCAGAATATGGGTTTGGGCATGGATGAAGtgaagcgggagaaagatCATCTTGAGGAGGGCGACGCCGAGCAGGGACAGCGTCTTGCTCAGTTGTTTCCGGGGGAAGTAAAGGGTGTGGAAGGTCgcggagaacgagacggGGAGGTCGTGCGTGCCGACGAAGATGCGTCCGGCGTGcgacgcgccgtctctcgcggggtCCCCTGCGAGATGCGATTTGATGGGCAGGAGACGGGGACGGTGAAGActgaagagaagggagagggcgaTATGGAGAGAGTGCGAGAAatgaagaaggacgagaaggggaagaagcaacGGCAGATGTCTGCAGACTCCGACGGGGGAGAGGTGGAAGACAGGAGGAAGtcaggaagaggcggacggCGAGCGATGAAACCCGGTGGAAACGCGGCGTCGGAGTGCGATTTTCGTccggaagaggcagacgaggaatACGACGAGGTCAAGCCGAAACGGAAGtcaagacagagagcaggACGCCTCGAGCCGCTCGCTCCCGCGCCGTCCTCCCACGCCCCTCAGGCGCTCCTAGatcctgcgtctccgtcgccctcgagcagtcgtctctcgtcttgtgggccctcggcgtctctcggggCGAAGCGGTCACGCGGcgaagacaagaagagggTGAAGTCGCTGGATGCCTCAGCTGTCGACTcccgaaaacgagagaagctCTCCGCGTCTGTCGACGGCGCTGTCTCacgccgaggagacgagagggcgGGCCCTCCCTCGAGTGCGCCCCCACTGCTCGACTCCAGCACGCCTCGAATTCCCAGGAAGAAAGCCAGACTGCTGGAGACCttggaggaagaaagcatcCAGGCGGAGCGggctgcctcgctcgcgaCGCGGGGTAAAGCGCGCGGGCCTTCGGGGGCGATCCAGACTGgtgcggaagacgagggcgggttggggaagaaggacagTCGTCCCGGTCTTGAGGAGATCGATCCGTGGCTTCTGcagccttcgtcgccgcctcaGAAAGGTCAAGAGGCTTCAGCGAGT GCACACCGGGCACAGCTCCCTCAGCCGCagcctcctccgcctccagaCTTTCCGCCCTTCTCACTGGCCGCTTTCCCTTCGTCGCGCTTCAACCCTCGCCAGGCGCCGGGACCTGCGTTCCCTTCCGACCGCGAGGGCAGCACGGCGCGGTGGGGCGATAGAGCCCAACGGGCCGGTAGGCCCGGGGACCCAGTCTCCGCGGAGACGGGCTGTGGGGCGCCGTCGGGAGCGGGGTACGCGAAGCGGAAAGCGGTGGGCCCTCGCCCCAAGGGCTACGGCCAGCAGAGATCGCCTGGGTTTCTTccccgcgaaggcgagaatcgggcggcaggcgaggggcgagagcCCGGACACTTTGGCGGCGGCAACATGGTCAGAGCGCCTTTCTGGTCGCGTCCCGGCGGGGCGCCGAATCCCCCCGCAGAGGGAGGCAAGAGTTCCCAGACAGTACGAGGCCAACCCCGCATGCGCATGCCGGCGGGCCTTCCCGTCAGGGGCCAACCCACCAGCGACAATGGAGGCGCGATtcccccgccgcctccgaTGCCTCCACCGGACAGCCATCGAGGCCAAGGGCGGAACCCTCAGCCCCACATCCCGCCGGCTCCttgctctttcttttctctccctgtcgaGGGACACCCGCACAGTGCCGACCCGAGGCGACACTCCGGCTACCtcccgccttcctttccgttgCGAGCGGGCAGagggggcgaggcgaggggcCCAGACAGCGCGGCGATGGAGAACGAActcgcgaaggagagaacgcccTTATACGGGACGGCGACCGGGAACGCCTTCCAACCAGAAACTCACCACGTCGGCTACCacggctgcgtcgccgcggGCGCCGCGAGGGGCGGTTTGGGGGGAGGAGCCGAcgcggacgaagaggaagaggaaggccaGGTTTCTGACGGgagtggaggcgagagaggagaggccgacGGGCCCATTCTTGCGGGAATCGAACCGGGAAGCGGCGATGGCGCAGCAGGTGCCCGAGGGCATTTGGGGTATCGTggggcgcgagaaggcagacaagtgcaagacgagaaagaagaaggggaagaagaagactga
- a CDS encoding putative D-3-phosphoglycerate dehydrogenase: MTLSAPPSPLTLVVLLAAEVPTETPATLEAPESISRVVFPRFLKFLKSKYPDQSVRVVSVWSEESLLRHKEELEQASAVFALEHDGSCLPALYAHAKNLRWLHSLSAGVDRFMPFLKSTHSHKNASQTLVEDPSFLVTNGKGVFARPLAEYVVAAILYFAKDILQLQKRKDERSWTPFPMDQLRGKTAFGMRCVAIKRTPNSQQDSLAEKIWTPTDPDRFELFKSSDYVVCSLPGTPETRHAVGREEFAAMKPSAVFVSIGRGSAVDETALFEALQKEALAGAALDVFETEPLPKSSPLWGAENLLISPHCCDWVNDHSAEEAFRVFDENFRRFRQGAQIQQDMYTPIDKQLGY, translated from the exons atGACGCTCTCCGCTCCTCCATCGCCTCTGACTCTCGTCGTCCTACTCGCGGCCGAGGTGCCGACCGAGACCCCGGCAACGCTGGAAGCGCCGGAATCCATTTCTCGTGTGGTCTTCCCTCGATTTCTCAAGTTCCTAAAATCCAAGTACCCTGACCAAAGTgtgcgcgtcgtctccgtctggtCCGAAGAGAGTCTCTTGCGTCACAAGGAGGAACTCGAGCAG GCGAGTGCGGTTTTCGCTCTCGAACATGATGGCAGCTGCTTGCCGGCACTTTACGCGCATGCGAAGAATCTCCGTTGGCTGCACAGCCTCTCTGCCGGTGTCGACCGTTTCATGCCTTTCCTCAAGTCGACGCATTCGCATAAAAATGCATCGCAGACTCTCGTCGAGGATCCGAGCTTCCTGGTCACCAACGGCAAGGGCGTGTTTGCGCGTCCCTTAGCTGAATACGTAGTCGCGGCGATACTCTACTTCGCGAAGGACATTCTCCAGCtccagaaacggaaagacgaGCGCAGTTGGACGCCCTTTCCCATGGATCAACTGCGGGGGAAGACA GCTTTTGGGATGAGATGTGTTGCCATCAAACGCACGCCGAACTCTCAACAAGATTCACTCGCGGAGAAGATATGGACACCGACTGATCCCGATCGTTTCGAG CTCTTCAAGAGCTCGGACTACGtcgtttgctctctcccAGGGACTCCTGAAACACGCCACGCTGTGGGGCGAGAGGAGTTTGCAGCGATGAAGCCTTCCGCGGTCTTCGTGTCGATAGGACGGGGGTCTGCCGTCGACGAAACCGCTCTTTTTGAG GCGCTGCAGAAGGAGGCGCTCGCGGGGGCCGCCCTGGACGTGTTTGAAACCGAGCCGTTGCCCAAAAGTTCTCCTCTTTGGGGCGCAGAGAACCTTTTGATTTCGCCTCATTGTTGTGACTGGGTGAACGACCATAGCGCGGAAGAGGCGTTTCGCGTGTTTGATGAAAATTTTCGGCGTTTTCGACAAGGCGCGCAGATCCAGCAAGACATGTACACACCGATTGATAAGCAACTGGGATACTGA